A genomic segment from Nicotiana sylvestris chromosome 1, ASM39365v2, whole genome shotgun sequence encodes:
- the LOC138872622 gene encoding secreted RxLR effector protein 161-like has translation MCTRPDICYIIGLVSRYQSNPGRDHWKAVKRVFRCLKGTADYSLCYYGNNLYLRGYTDADWAGDRNDRKSTSGFAFLLNGGAISWKSKKQTCTALSTMEAEFVACASAV, from the coding sequence ATGTGTACTCGCCCAGACATTTGTTATATCATAGGTCTGGTTAGTAGGTATCAATCCAATCCTGGAAGAGATCATTGGAAAGCTGTGAAGAGAGTTTTCAGATGCCTGAAGGGAACTGCAGATTATTCACTATGTTATTATGGAAATAATTTATACTTGAGAGGATATACAGATGCTGATTGGGCTGGTGATCGAAATGATAGAAAATCAACATCCGGTTTTGCCTTCTTACTTAATGGTGGTGCTATATCATGGAAAAGTAAGAAACAAACCTGCACAGCCCTTTCAACAATGGAAGCTGAGTTCGTGGCTTGTGCGTCTGCAGTATAA